Proteins from a single region of Runella sp. SP2:
- a CDS encoding DUF3526 domain-containing protein, with product MNWLLPAVNVQELFNGLANTSTAAHRDYLHQIKAFHGRWNDFFLPKTFKNERLTPSDYALFPKWEFQPLNQHFSVAVGLLKLLLATGLLLGLGWVKLK from the coding sequence TTGAATTGGTTGCTACCTGCGGTCAATGTACAAGAACTATTCAACGGGCTGGCCAATACATCTACGGCAGCTCACCGCGACTATCTGCACCAAATTAAGGCGTTTCATGGTCGTTGGAACGACTTCTTTTTGCCAAAAACGTTTAAAAATGAACGATTAACCCCGTCGGACTACGCCTTGTTTCCAAAATGGGAATTTCAACCTTTGAACCAACATTTTTCGGTGGCCGTCGGGTTGCTAAAGTTACTTTTGGCAACAGGGTTATTGCTGGGCTTGGGTTGGGTGAAGTTGAAATAA
- a CDS encoding c-type cytochrome, translating into MFLNILLQTQTIVQKDIPLPLPVPEWVLVVVLVSMFLVHILFINFMVGGSILTLVYQLLGLRKPDYDKLAYEVAQTITVNKSMAVVMGIAPLLAINTLYTTYFYTANALTGLMWILIIPLVTIAFLLLYAHKFLWHKLDNNKFLHISILATAVAIFLFVPLIFLTNVNLMMFPDKWSVVEGFLSALVLPNVFPRYLHFLNACMAASGLLLVWYFGRKDFDFEEKFPTLSRYNVRKNLYTVTFYGSVVQFLVGPIVLVTLPSQGLGWNVLLVIFTGASIAIVAMVWLWKEITGPAAQFGRHFTKIALTMGVVVLFMGSGRQLYRSNVIDPHRKLVAKKTAEYEKQVKEAQAEALKPKTTETAAATHPGEAIFQMNCVACHQVNDKLVGPSMVEAAGIYKGNLNGLMGWIRQPGKKREGPAMPAQAHLGDDKIKQVAEWVLTLNK; encoded by the coding sequence ATGTTTTTAAACATTCTTTTGCAAACCCAAACCATTGTCCAGAAGGACATTCCGCTTCCCCTACCCGTGCCCGAGTGGGTGTTGGTTGTGGTGTTGGTATCCATGTTTTTGGTACATATTTTATTTATCAACTTCATGGTTGGCGGTTCTATTTTAACGCTGGTGTATCAATTACTCGGTCTTCGCAAGCCCGATTATGACAAACTTGCCTACGAAGTAGCCCAAACCATTACGGTCAATAAATCCATGGCCGTTGTGATGGGAATCGCCCCGTTGCTGGCCATTAATACGCTCTATACCACGTATTTCTATACGGCCAATGCCCTCACGGGTTTGATGTGGATTTTGATTATTCCGTTGGTGACAATTGCGTTTTTGTTGCTCTATGCCCACAAATTTTTATGGCACAAGCTCGACAACAACAAGTTTTTGCACATCAGCATTTTGGCAACGGCCGTGGCGATTTTCTTATTTGTTCCCCTGATTTTTTTGACCAACGTCAATTTGATGATGTTTCCCGACAAGTGGTCGGTGGTAGAAGGGTTTCTGTCGGCGTTGGTATTGCCCAACGTTTTCCCCCGTTACCTCCACTTCCTCAATGCCTGTATGGCTGCGTCGGGGTTGTTATTAGTCTGGTATTTTGGGCGAAAAGACTTCGATTTTGAAGAAAAATTCCCAACGTTGAGCCGTTACAATGTCCGCAAAAACCTTTACACGGTCACGTTTTATGGGTCGGTGGTGCAGTTTTTGGTAGGCCCCATTGTACTCGTCACCCTTCCTAGCCAAGGGTTAGGCTGGAATGTTCTACTGGTCATTTTCACGGGAGCATCCATTGCCATTGTGGCGATGGTATGGTTGTGGAAAGAAATCACGGGGCCAGCGGCTCAGTTTGGGCGTCATTTCACCAAAATAGCCCTGACGATGGGCGTCGTGGTACTATTTATGGGTTCGGGGCGGCAGTTGTACCGTTCCAACGTCATTGACCCACACCGTAAGTTGGTAGCCAAGAAAACCGCCGAATACGAAAAACAGGTCAAAGAAGCCCAAGCGGAGGCACTCAAGCCCAAAACCACCGAAACCGCCGCCGCTACCCACCCTGGAGAAGCCATTTTTCAAATGAACTGCGTGGCTTGTCATCAGGTAAACGACAAGCTCGTTGGGCCAAGCATGGTAGAAGCCGCAGGGATTTACAAAGGCAACCTCAATGGGTTGATGGGGTGGATTCGTCAGCCTGGCAAGAAGCGCGAAGGCCCCGCTATGCCTGCCCAAGCGCATCTGGGCGACGACAAAATCAAGCAAGTGGCCGAGTGGGTGCTGACGCTGAATAAATAG